The Sedimentisphaera salicampi genome includes a region encoding these proteins:
- the lipB gene encoding lipoyl(octanoyl) transferase LipB, whose amino-acid sequence MLEIADIGKTNFADVFSFQKRLADKGRSGIILLTEHNPVITTGIRKDKNVLLKDEELLKRSGIEVFPANRGGGATCHNPGQLVVYPIIELSRYHFGIRDYISALEDFGRRFFYSFGLETSNRAGYPGLWKGGKKISSIGVRINSGISYHGIALNLSNDLDIFSNIVPCGLEGVEVTSLEKETGSSIDLNQVKKRAAEILGETFNEEYKYIQKTLSELAEDKDICLGQLLQN is encoded by the coding sequence TTCAGAAAAGGCTTGCTGATAAAGGCAGGAGCGGAATAATCCTTCTGACAGAGCATAATCCAGTAATCACCACGGGCATCCGCAAAGATAAGAACGTTCTGCTGAAAGATGAAGAGCTTCTAAAAAGAAGCGGCATTGAGGTATTCCCTGCAAACAGAGGCGGCGGGGCTACCTGCCATAATCCTGGGCAGCTTGTGGTTTATCCGATAATTGAGCTGAGCAGATATCATTTCGGCATTAGAGATTACATCTCAGCTCTTGAGGATTTCGGTCGGCGTTTTTTTTATTCTTTCGGCCTCGAAACTTCAAACAGGGCAGGATATCCCGGGCTCTGGAAGGGGGGCAAAAAGATTTCCTCAATCGGAGTGAGGATAAATTCCGGCATAAGCTATCACGGCATCGCCTTGAATCTGAGTAACGATCTGGATATATTCTCCAATATAGTTCCCTGCGGTCTTGAAGGCGTTGAGGTTACCAGCCTTGAAAAAGAGACCGGAAGTTCAATCGATTTGAATCAAGTAAAGAAAAGAGCAGCCGAAATTCTTGGCGAAACTTTCAATGAAGAATACAAATACATACAAAAAACGCTTTCCGAGCTGGCTGAAGACAAAGATATCTGCCTCGGGCAATTATTGCAGAACTGA
- the lipA gene encoding lipoyl synthase: MKNTNTYKKRFPSWLKTKISASGNYCRTERIIDSLGINTICVEANCPNKGECWSRGTASVLILGNICTRNCKFCSVPSGSPAHPDPQEPKKLSKLTSELEIIYLVITSVTRDDLPCGGAAHYRDTVLEIRKNNPNTSFELLTPDFVGCSDKALDFLAEALPFVYSHNIETVEELFPKARPQGSYKRSLELLNKFSEKFPEVPLKSSLMLGLGETYLQVEKLLRDLRSCGVQRVAMGQYLKPSKSSLEVQEFITPEKFSYLRNLSLDMGFEAVQASPFTRSSYMAESM, encoded by the coding sequence ATGAAGAATACAAATACATACAAAAAACGCTTTCCGAGCTGGCTGAAGACAAAGATATCTGCCTCGGGCAATTATTGCAGAACTGAAAGAATTATCGATTCGCTTGGTATAAACACAATCTGCGTGGAGGCGAACTGTCCTAATAAAGGCGAATGCTGGTCGAGAGGAACAGCAAGCGTTTTGATTCTCGGGAATATATGCACAAGAAACTGCAAGTTCTGCTCTGTTCCTTCAGGCTCTCCAGCACATCCAGATCCTCAGGAACCAAAGAAGCTCTCAAAGCTAACAAGCGAGCTCGAAATCATCTATCTGGTTATCACTAGCGTTACGAGGGATGACCTCCCATGCGGGGGAGCAGCACATTACAGAGATACCGTGCTGGAGATTCGAAAAAATAACCCAAATACCTCCTTTGAACTCCTCACGCCGGATTTTGTCGGCTGTTCAGACAAGGCTCTTGATTTTCTTGCCGAGGCCCTGCCTTTTGTTTATTCGCACAATATCGAAACAGTTGAAGAGCTTTTTCCAAAAGCAAGGCCGCAGGGCAGCTATAAGAGGTCTTTAGAGCTCCTGAATAAATTTTCCGAGAAATTTCCCGAAGTCCCGCTGAAATCTTCATTAATGCTCGGCCTTGGAGAAACATATTTGCAGGTAGAAAAGCTTCTCCGCGATTTAAGAAGCTGCGGAGTGCAGCGTGTGGCAATGGGGCAATACCTTAAACCGTCAAAATCCTCACTTGAGGTGCAGGAATTCATAACTCCTGAAAAATTCTCATATTTGCGTAATCTTTCGCTCGATATGGGCTTTGAAGCTGTGCAGGCCTCACCTTTCACGAGAAGCTCGTATATGGCAGAGTCTATGTAA
- a CDS encoding HYExAFE family protein, which yields MEDRYKNIYESVFSYWLKEKGLCFEYIPQAGKTSLKRFDFLVSFPDFSAAVELKGRTVRTRTNITCSSFQNWITSGDSDFISKAKNEGFLPLFVFAYRLDNPYCMCEYDIDYTLGEDRFIFRAVEAERYLKNAKLRSPKWHTICLSSKIFEKLSVPAASLLKRKIFT from the coding sequence ATGGAAGATCGCTATAAAAATATTTACGAATCAGTTTTCAGCTATTGGCTGAAGGAAAAAGGACTTTGTTTTGAATATATCCCTCAGGCAGGCAAGACGAGCTTAAAGAGGTTTGATTTTCTCGTATCATTTCCTGATTTTTCTGCTGCTGTGGAACTCAAAGGCAGAACAGTTAGAACACGGACAAATATAACTTGCAGTTCATTTCAAAACTGGATCACATCCGGAGACAGCGACTTTATCTCTAAGGCAAAGAACGAAGGCTTTTTGCCTTTGTTTGTTTTCGCATACAGGCTTGATAACCCATACTGCATGTGTGAATACGATATTGATTATACGCTCGGGGAGGACAGGTTTATATTCAGAGCTGTTGAGGCCGAGAGATACTTGAAAAATGCAAAGCTTCGAAGCCCGAAGTGGCATACAATCTGTCTGAGTTCCAAAATATTTGAGAAATTGAGCGTGCCCGCTGCCTCCCTTCTAAAAAGAAAAATATTTACATAG
- the pyrF gene encoding orotidine-5'-phosphate decarboxylase yields MAKHFGDALYNAVLDKDSILCVGLDPVYGRLPEDIRKRYGNSANNIDSVIDATLEFCTRTLKVISEHVPAVKLNSAYFEKYYWDGIEAYYSLITEAESLGVQVIGDVKRGDIGHTCTAYADAHIKEPKFKSLNVVSPNAVTINGFAGADGIIPFADAANDSGSGIFVWVRASNPSAARLQDALTEEGVPFYQILAEITAEIAEQPKRIGESGYSNVGMVIGGTTPEHTSSLRMKYPDVWFLVPGFGSQGGDPTDCIRFCKPDKTGALINSSRGIIYAYEKPEYKEQFGNDWESCIEQAVIDANDSLNQAMQF; encoded by the coding sequence ATGGCTAAACATTTCGGAGACGCCTTATACAATGCAGTTTTAGACAAAGACAGTATTCTTTGCGTTGGCTTGGATCCTGTGTACGGGCGTCTGCCAGAAGATATAAGAAAACGTTACGGCAATTCTGCTAACAATATCGATTCGGTTATTGATGCAACTCTCGAATTCTGCACCCGCACCTTGAAAGTGATTTCCGAGCATGTGCCTGCAGTAAAACTGAATTCAGCATATTTTGAGAAATACTACTGGGACGGAATCGAAGCATACTACAGCCTTATCACAGAGGCTGAATCGCTCGGAGTCCAGGTGATCGGGGACGTAAAAAGAGGGGATATCGGCCATACCTGCACTGCTTATGCTGACGCCCATATCAAGGAACCCAAATTCAAGAGCCTTAATGTGGTTTCGCCGAATGCTGTAACAATAAACGGCTTTGCCGGAGCTGATGGAATAATCCCATTTGCAGATGCTGCAAACGATTCAGGCAGCGGCATATTTGTATGGGTTCGTGCAAGCAATCCTTCCGCAGCGAGGCTTCAGGATGCCTTAACTGAAGAAGGTGTGCCGTTCTATCAGATACTCGCAGAGATAACTGCGGAAATAGCAGAACAGCCCAAAAGAATCGGTGAGTCCGGCTACAGCAATGTAGGAATGGTTATCGGCGGAACAACTCCCGAGCATACAAGCAGTCTTAGGATGAAATATCCGGATGTATGGTTCCTTGTTCCGGGCTTTGGAAGTCAAGGCGGAGACCCCACAGACTGCATCAGATTCTGCAAACCTGATAAAACAGGCGCCCTGATCAATTCATCTCGAGGTATTATCTATGCCTATGAGAAGCCGGAATACAAAGAACAATTCGGAAACGACTGGGAAAGCTGCATAGAGCAGGCTGTCATAGACGCCAACGACTCACTGAATCAGGCAATGCAGTTTTGA
- the murD gene encoding UDP-N-acetylmuramoyl-L-alanine--D-glutamate ligase, whose translation MAKILRDKSVLVMGLGKFGGGADAALYASKFARKVTVTDLSSREALPQADVLEGKGINLVLGEHRESDFAQCDVLIVNPAIPEDNKFIKKAEICGALVTSSIALFFQECKGEIIAVTGSNGKSTTTSLIYHILSYASKQKCIDGDVFLSGNIGNLPLLETLPQIREKDKVVLEISSFQSEQLDKFGLGPWAAVITNLTPNHLDRHGTFENYCNAKKKLFFNQPEGGVSILNSDDVVSAGWFDELSKTRKTLLCSSKSIPPEITAKFNLPGEANKSNLAAAIAAAEELGVDKVSISNSLPSFKALPHRLELITEKNGVRWYNDSISTTPESTIAGTEAFENPVILIAGGYDKKIPFYEMAKVVSQRAKCAVLIGDTAGKIKELIEKNPKNRCRVHLAESLENACLKAWEEAEAGDNILLSPACASYDMFESFKQRGEMFTQFAERITNDD comes from the coding sequence ATGGCAAAAATTCTAAGGGATAAATCCGTTTTAGTAATGGGTCTGGGTAAATTTGGCGGCGGGGCGGATGCAGCGCTTTATGCCTCAAAATTTGCCCGAAAAGTAACTGTTACAGACTTATCAAGCAGAGAGGCTCTGCCTCAGGCAGACGTTCTGGAAGGTAAAGGAATTAACCTCGTGCTCGGTGAACACAGGGAATCTGATTTTGCCCAATGCGATGTGCTTATAGTTAATCCTGCAATACCCGAGGACAATAAATTTATAAAGAAAGCTGAAATCTGCGGCGCTTTGGTTACCTCTTCAATAGCTTTATTTTTTCAGGAGTGCAAAGGGGAAATAATCGCAGTTACAGGGTCAAACGGCAAGAGCACTACGACCTCGCTTATTTACCACATACTCTCTTATGCATCAAAACAAAAATGTATAGATGGGGATGTTTTTTTAAGCGGTAATATAGGAAATCTTCCGCTTCTGGAAACTTTACCACAGATCAGAGAGAAAGATAAGGTTGTATTGGAAATCTCCAGCTTTCAGTCCGAACAGCTCGATAAATTCGGACTCGGCCCCTGGGCAGCGGTGATTACAAACCTCACGCCTAACCATCTCGACAGGCACGGAACTTTCGAGAATTACTGCAACGCAAAAAAGAAGCTTTTCTTCAATCAGCCAGAAGGCGGAGTTTCAATCCTGAACAGCGATGATGTGGTTTCGGCAGGGTGGTTTGATGAGTTGAGCAAAACGAGAAAAACTCTGCTATGCAGCTCCAAATCAATACCCCCTGAAATTACTGCAAAATTCAACCTTCCTGGTGAGGCTAATAAATCGAACCTCGCAGCAGCCATTGCGGCAGCGGAAGAACTTGGGGTTGATAAGGTTTCGATTTCAAATTCTTTGCCCAGCTTTAAGGCCCTTCCTCACAGGCTTGAGCTCATAACCGAAAAGAACGGTGTGAGATGGTACAATGATTCCATTTCCACAACACCTGAGAGTACAATCGCAGGCACAGAGGCATTCGAAAACCCTGTTATCCTGATAGCCGGCGGATATGACAAGAAAATTCCATTTTATGAAATGGCAAAGGTTGTTTCTCAGCGGGCTAAATGTGCGGTACTGATTGGAGACACCGCTGGGAAAATCAAAGAACTTATAGAGAAAAATCCGAAGAATCGGTGCAGAGTTCATCTGGCAGAAAGCCTTGAGAACGCCTGCCTGAAGGCGTGGGAGGAAGCTGAGGCTGGAGATAATATCCTCCTTTCGCCAGCCTGTGCGAGCTATGATATGTTTGAGAGTTTTAAGCAGCGGGGAGAGATGTTCACTCAATTTGCTGAAAGGATAACAAACGATGATTGA
- a CDS encoding cob(I)yrinic acid a,c-diamide adenosyltransferase: MIENGLVQIYTGEGKGKTTAALGLSLRAAGDGNRVLFAQYLKPENLQLSERNAIEQSKLPIDFKTIDIDWNMWNSPDDSDERKKAAELIEKSLEHINTLTSEGVYNVVVLDEIIYCINIGLASVNQIQKLIEHKAGKVEIVLTGRGAKEEIIKLADLVSDIKSVKHPFAEGFRARKGIEY; this comes from the coding sequence ATGATTGAAAATGGTTTAGTCCAAATATACACAGGTGAAGGCAAGGGCAAAACTACCGCAGCGCTCGGCCTTTCGCTGCGTGCTGCAGGAGATGGTAATAGGGTTCTTTTCGCACAATACCTAAAGCCGGAAAATCTACAGCTCAGCGAGAGAAATGCCATTGAACAAAGCAAACTCCCGATAGATTTCAAAACTATTGATATAGACTGGAATATGTGGAATTCGCCTGATGATTCCGATGAGAGAAAAAAGGCCGCAGAGCTGATAGAGAAGAGCCTTGAACATATAAACACCCTTACTTCTGAGGGGGTGTATAATGTTGTGGTGCTTGATGAAATAATTTACTGCATAAACATCGGTCTTGCCTCTGTTAACCAAATTCAAAAGCTGATAGAACATAAAGCCGGTAAAGTGGAGATTGTGCTTACAGGCAGGGGAGCGAAAGAGGAAATTATAAAACTCGCCGATCTTGTATCTGATATTAAATCTGTGAAGCACCCTTTTGCTGAAGGGTTCAGAGCAAGAAAAGGTATTGAATACTGA
- the xseB gene encoding exodeoxyribonuclease VII small subunit produces MAIDQEKINELSFEDSIEKLREIVSDIETGKVGLEESLSQYEAGMNLIKHCREILQKCEDKVEKLTD; encoded by the coding sequence TTGGCAATCGATCAGGAAAAAATAAACGAACTTAGCTTTGAAGATTCTATCGAAAAGCTCAGGGAAATAGTATCAGATATAGAAACCGGCAAAGTGGGCCTGGAAGAAAGCCTGAGCCAGTATGAGGCCGGTATGAACCTTATTAAGCATTGCAGAGAAATACTCCAGAAATGCGAGGATAAGGTGGAAAAACTCACCGACTAA
- a CDS encoding DUF11 domain-containing protein, with the protein MSVRTVSSIIVIISMLLLFAGCYSCESYYGMQGKQVEPGSEGKAFWDEDCKVVSEEPVKEKKKPKPTVEKAAYDSDSMKESAVKLSRLIQVNKNMPEEVVLGEKFSYTLDVINKSAQTLSEVTVYEQPSKSFEFISSKPKAQMEDGKYKFMVGQMAPDSSNQIEITGKAADMAAIQNCTTYSYLIPSCSYTKVVNPELILEQQLPAKAILCDEIVAEYTVTNPGSGVAKDVVIRENLPAGMQLKEGGKQVRFDAGDLAAGESKTFNAALSASKADTYNLTPMANSASDLEASDEDKIVLVKPEIKVSSECAEKIFLGRNIDYHFTIENTGDGAAKNLVVTDLVPQGTEFLSASNGGTFQDGQVVWNIAQLDAGKKINAMVKVKPSKIGDYTNKVMAKSYCASMNSANCTTKVLGIPAILLEVIDVTDPIEVGGQETYVITATNQGTAVGTNIEITCELEDTQSFVRTEGATEARVSGSTIEFKPLGKLAPKDKAQWKVIVKAESAGDVRFSVSMVSDQLDREVIETESTHQYE; encoded by the coding sequence ATGAGTGTAAGAACAGTATCATCAATCATTGTAATCATTTCTATGCTTTTGCTTTTCGCAGGCTGCTACAGTTGCGAGAGCTACTACGGAATGCAGGGCAAACAGGTGGAGCCGGGAAGTGAAGGAAAAGCTTTCTGGGATGAAGACTGCAAAGTTGTCAGCGAAGAGCCTGTTAAGGAGAAAAAGAAGCCCAAGCCAACGGTAGAAAAGGCCGCTTACGATTCTGATTCGATGAAGGAAAGTGCGGTTAAATTAAGCAGATTGATTCAGGTTAACAAAAATATGCCGGAAGAGGTAGTTCTTGGAGAGAAATTCAGCTACACTTTAGATGTGATTAATAAATCTGCCCAAACCCTTTCTGAAGTTACTGTTTACGAGCAGCCTTCTAAAAGTTTTGAGTTCATTTCCTCAAAACCAAAAGCCCAGATGGAAGACGGCAAGTATAAATTTATGGTTGGCCAGATGGCACCGGATTCATCAAATCAAATAGAAATAACGGGTAAAGCAGCGGATATGGCTGCAATTCAGAATTGCACAACTTACTCGTATCTGATTCCTTCATGCAGTTATACAAAAGTTGTGAATCCTGAGCTGATTCTTGAACAGCAGCTCCCGGCTAAGGCTATTCTCTGTGATGAGATAGTGGCTGAATACACGGTAACCAACCCTGGCTCAGGTGTTGCAAAAGATGTTGTAATCAGAGAAAATCTTCCTGCCGGAATGCAGCTGAAAGAGGGCGGAAAACAGGTTAGATTTGATGCCGGTGATCTTGCTGCAGGGGAGTCTAAGACTTTTAATGCAGCTCTATCTGCAAGCAAAGCAGACACCTATAATCTAACACCAATGGCAAATTCAGCTTCTGATCTTGAAGCTTCAGATGAAGATAAGATTGTATTAGTAAAGCCTGAGATCAAGGTTTCAAGTGAATGCGCTGAAAAGATATTTCTCGGCCGGAACATTGATTATCACTTTACTATCGAAAACACAGGTGATGGAGCAGCTAAAAACCTTGTTGTAACTGATTTAGTGCCGCAGGGAACTGAATTCCTCAGCGCATCAAACGGAGGTACATTCCAAGATGGCCAAGTTGTTTGGAATATTGCTCAGCTTGATGCCGGGAAGAAAATTAATGCAATGGTTAAGGTTAAGCCCTCTAAGATAGGCGATTACACAAATAAAGTTATGGCAAAATCTTACTGCGCATCTATGAATTCTGCTAACTGCACAACTAAGGTTCTCGGAATACCAGCGATACTTCTTGAAGTTATTGATGTAACAGATCCAATCGAGGTTGGCGGTCAGGAAACCTATGTAATCACTGCAACAAATCAGGGTACTGCAGTTGGTACAAATATTGAGATAACTTGCGAACTTGAAGATACGCAGAGCTTCGTAAGAACTGAAGGTGCAACCGAGGCAAGAGTTTCCGGCAGCACAATTGAATTCAAGCCGCTTGGCAAGCTGGCTCCGAAAGATAAAGCTCAGTGGAAAGTAATTGTTAAGGCTGAGAGTGCTGGGGATGTAAGATTTAGCGTAAGTATGGTCAGTGATCAGCTCGATCGTGAAGTTATCGAAACTGAATCAACACACCAGTATGAATAA
- a CDS encoding transposase, protein MKKKRFSEEQIVRMLRQAETTNQTVAQVCKTHGICENTWYRWKKKFGQMEVPDVRRLRELEKQNSRLKRLVAERDLEIDAMREVIKGNF, encoded by the coding sequence ATGAAAAAGAAACGTTTTAGTGAAGAGCAGATTGTCAGGATGCTTCGCCAGGCTGAGACAACCAATCAAACTGTTGCTCAGGTTTGTAAAACCCACGGTATATGTGAGAATACATGGTATCGCTGGAAGAAGAAATTCGGCCAAATGGAAGTGCCGGATGTTCGCCGTTTGCGTGAGTTGGAAAAGCAAAATTCCCGGCTCAAGCGACTTGTCGCCGAACGCGACCTGGAAATCGACGCTATGCGGGAGGTTATCAAGGGAAATTTTTAG
- a CDS encoding cellulase family glycosylhydrolase, translated as MKFRRFCLLLVVSVAISCLGNDYNNSEHKSQNRDPKQWSEKKAWQWYNNQPWLVGCNYLPSTASNQLEMWQADTFEPDTIEQELEWASEIGFNIVRVFLHNMLWEQDSKGFIKRIDKFIEIADKFDIKVMPVLFDSCWNPYSSLGKQPEPKPHVHNSTWVQCPHIETLKNTESWDKLKAYAQGIVKQYKNDPRVLIWDIFNEPGNTNQTAYGHLEPDNKKELALQLMKKSFKWVRELNPEQPLTASVWEGNWKKGDDISALNKFALEKSDLVQFHVYHNPEITSKWVNMLKEYNRPIICGEYMSRGTGNTFEDILPIFKKHRVAAINWGFVAGRSQTNYPWDSWTKEYTSEPELWFHDILRPDGTPYKQKEVEFIKKIIKR; from the coding sequence ATGAAATTTCGTAGATTTTGCTTACTGTTGGTCGTTTCTGTTGCTATATCTTGTTTAGGAAATGATTATAACAATTCTGAACATAAGTCACAGAATAGAGACCCAAAACAATGGTCTGAAAAGAAGGCTTGGCAGTGGTACAATAATCAACCTTGGTTAGTTGGATGTAATTATCTACCTTCTACCGCATCCAATCAACTTGAGATGTGGCAGGCTGATACTTTTGAACCTGATACTATTGAACAAGAGTTAGAATGGGCTTCAGAGATTGGATTTAATATCGTCCGTGTTTTTCTGCACAATATGTTATGGGAACAAGATTCCAAGGGCTTTATAAAACGTATCGACAAATTTATTGAAATTGCTGACAAATTCGATATTAAGGTTATGCCGGTATTGTTTGACAGTTGCTGGAACCCTTATTCGTCTCTTGGCAAACAACCAGAACCTAAGCCGCACGTGCACAATTCTACATGGGTGCAGTGCCCACATATAGAAACCCTCAAGAACACTGAAAGCTGGGATAAGCTTAAAGCTTATGCCCAAGGGATTGTAAAGCAATATAAAAACGACCCCAGAGTGCTGATATGGGATATTTTCAATGAACCCGGTAATACTAATCAAACTGCTTACGGGCATCTTGAACCTGATAACAAAAAAGAGCTGGCTTTGCAGCTTATGAAAAAATCATTTAAGTGGGTAAGAGAATTAAATCCTGAACAACCTCTTACAGCCAGTGTATGGGAAGGTAATTGGAAAAAAGGCGATGATATTTCTGCTCTTAATAAATTTGCTTTGGAAAAATCGGATCTTGTGCAGTTTCATGTTTATCATAACCCTGAAATAACAAGTAAATGGGTAAATATGCTTAAGGAATATAACCGCCCGATTATCTGCGGTGAATATATGTCAAGGGGGACAGGGAACACATTTGAAGATATTCTGCCTATATTCAAAAAACACAGAGTTGCAGCTATAAATTGGGGTTTTGTGGCTGGAAGAAGCCAGACAAATTATCCATGGGACTCTTGGACAAAGGAATATACCTCAGAGCCCGAACTATGGTTCCACGATATCCTGAGACCTGACGGAACGCCTTATAAACAAAAAGAAGTGGAATTTATTAAAAAAATAATTAAACGCTAA
- a CDS encoding DUF4380 domain-containing protein produces MNNNSWCLLLGLLLVIGYCKADTKVWNCKYLSNDLIDLKLVPEIGGRVLQYKLGDYGFYYVNKDLYDKKPPASGLGPENSWLNYGGDKLWLAPQGWSNEKQWPGPPDPVLDGQPYKIEIINNKKVRLTSREDLRSGVKLSRTIEIFDGTTRVSIDATMKNIDTKTRRWGIWAHTQFYAGNRHGKGYNKNYWAYCPINENSIFQKGYGVQYGLVNNISYKPDYDKGIMKVHYQRRVGKIGLDSAAGWTATVDGTDGYVFIQRFTYKPEKTYPDNSSVEIWMDGLGEFVAWGEINRITNDDPSVTPYNFENELISPYATLKPSEEYSFHYDWYSAKIPARKEIVNCSNVGVICQPLDVIYKEEEMNITGKFGVFYEGTIKAVFLNQEEKVVKESFPGISVSPLESLNLSLKISRHKELSQAKAVSIVVCDKNKKALGELDRVSILSD; encoded by the coding sequence ATGAATAATAATAGCTGGTGTTTATTGCTGGGGCTTCTGCTAGTCATAGGCTACTGTAAAGCAGATACAAAAGTCTGGAATTGCAAATATCTCAGCAATGATTTGATTGACTTGAAGTTGGTTCCTGAAATTGGCGGTAGAGTCCTGCAGTACAAACTTGGTGATTATGGCTTCTATTATGTTAACAAAGATTTGTATGACAAAAAACCTCCTGCCAGCGGTTTAGGGCCAGAGAATTCTTGGTTAAATTATGGCGGTGATAAGCTTTGGCTTGCTCCTCAAGGATGGAGCAATGAAAAGCAATGGCCGGGACCACCGGATCCTGTTCTCGACGGACAGCCATACAAAATTGAAATTATTAATAACAAAAAGGTTCGCCTGACTAGCAGAGAAGATCTGAGAAGCGGGGTAAAATTATCGCGAACAATAGAAATATTCGACGGCACCACCCGGGTTAGCATAGATGCAACAATGAAAAATATCGACACCAAGACTCGCAGGTGGGGGATTTGGGCTCATACCCAGTTCTATGCAGGTAACAGACATGGCAAAGGCTATAACAAGAATTACTGGGCTTATTGTCCCATAAATGAGAATAGTATCTTTCAAAAGGGATATGGAGTACAGTACGGGTTGGTAAATAACATCTCCTATAAGCCTGATTATGATAAAGGGATTATGAAAGTTCACTATCAACGAAGGGTAGGAAAGATAGGCCTTGATTCCGCTGCTGGATGGACAGCAACTGTCGATGGTACCGATGGCTATGTTTTTATCCAACGGTTTACTTACAAACCTGAAAAGACTTATCCGGATAATTCATCCGTTGAGATATGGATGGATGGTCTTGGGGAATTTGTTGCATGGGGAGAAATCAATCGAATTACCAATGACGACCCTTCGGTTACTCCATATAATTTTGAAAATGAGCTGATAAGTCCTTATGCAACTTTGAAACCTAGCGAGGAATATAGTTTTCATTATGACTGGTACAGTGCCAAAATACCGGCAAGAAAGGAAATAGTTAACTGCAGTAATGTCGGGGTAATATGCCAGCCATTAGATGTGATATACAAGGAAGAGGAAATGAATATTACTGGAAAATTCGGAGTGTTTTACGAAGGGACGATAAAAGCAGTGTTTCTAAATCAAGAAGAAAAGGTAGTAAAAGAAAGTTTTCCGGGAATTTCTGTTTCGCCACTAGAAAGTCTTAATCTTAGTTTGAAAATCAGCAGACATAAGGAGCTCTCACAGGCAAAAGCTGTTTCAATTGTAGTTTGTGATAAAAATAAAAAGGCTTTAGGAGAACTTGACAGAGTGTCGATCTTATCAGATTAA